AAAAGCAGTCCACTTAACCTAGCTAAATCGGACAACTAAGCAGGGCCAAAGCCAGTATCATATGAGGCAATTCAGCCTCAGTCATAACTCTTCTTGTTAgttcaaaaatgtttttattagtGCAAGGAAAATTATAAAGCTTGTTGTTTTCTGGCGATAATTATTAAACGAAGAAGCAGTAGAAAGATGcatgttttcttgttttgtttgattattgCAGTTAGCAATTATAAAACGTTGAATTTCTATACTCAATTCTAAACTAAATAATACCAGATTAATTTACATTTGATCCTAAAGGAGTACTTGGATAAAACACTGAAGAGAAAGTAAACTTTTGCTATTTTCGTCCTTACCCATTGTGGAAAGCTCCCATAGAAGAATTCCAAAAGACCAGCTGagggaaaaataattttaacaaatAAAATATCTCTTGCTACTTAATTCATTTTGGACAAAATCGTCTTTAAGTAAAGCTCATATAGTGATGAAATTACGTAAATAACGTTTTTAGTTAAACAGGCCGTCCATTTAACAGATCTCGGGGGTCCGTAATCGTTTTACCCGAGACATTTGACAGCCTTGTGTATTTGACATCGAAGAATTTATGCTAGCTTCTACGTACAGTGATGAATTCatcaacaaaggaaaaatgaatGACCAACTAATTCCAAGTAGGTCCGGAAGACATACCATATCGACAAAAACCTTGTGTGAGTTTCTAATAGCATTTTCCGATACATTATTTATTGCGTTGCTGAACTGTTTTGTCCGTCTTACGTTTGCGCAACTTGACAAGTTTAGGCTAAATTTTTCAGATCTGTGTTAATCTTCTCCATCCTAAACCATCGTTGTTCCTTTATGGTTTATTACTATCTCTTTAGTGTTTTTCTGTCTTAGCAAACTACTATTTTTAGGTTTTCTTCCAAATGTAATTTTGTACGTGGCCAAAATACTGACTGAGCCAGCTCCTTTTAGAGGCATTTGTCCTAAGTTAGTCTACCAACTTTCCATGAAGTTATGTTACTTCATAACTTTCTAGTTTAATTGAAAGAAACTTATGCATCTCTTTTGGTGCTGTATTCACTGTTGTAGAGTGTTAAAGAGGCATTTGTTCTAAGTTAGTGCACCAACTTTACAGAGAGTTATGTTACCTTAATTATAGCTCTCTAAGtttaaaacaaaacttacaCATCGCTTTTGGTGCTGTATTCACTGTTGTAGAGTGTTAAAGAGGCATTTGTTCTAAGTTAGTGCACCAACTTTACAGAGAGTTATGTTACCTTAATTATAGCTCTCTAAGtttaaaacaaaacttacaCATCGCTTTTGGTGGTGTATTCACTGTTGTAGAGTGCTTCAGGCGCCATCCATTTTACGGGTATCTTTTTGCCTTTCTTTAGGTGGTAAACACTCTCATGGGTTTGCCGCATCAATCCAAAATTAGAAATTTTTGCTACTTTGTCCTCGCCAAGCAGAACATTGCGGGCTGCTAAATCACGATGAACAAATCCGCTACTTGACAGGAAGTTCTgcatgaataaataaataaataaataaataaataaataaataaataaataaaaaagaaaactacaaaaTTTAGAGAAGAAGCCACATCAGCCTTAGCTGGTTTTCATGTGGATCTTCTATCTTGGTAGAATAGGAATTTGGAGATGTTGGTTTTTGCAGGGAATAAATAATAAGGAAAACGTGCTAAATCAGTAGAGAAACTATTTAAGCCACGAAAGGCTTTCCTGGCTTGAATAACTTGATATCTCTATTGTCATCTGACCCCGATTCGGGGAGTAGCCATGAAACACACAAATTTCTCGAATGAAAAATGTCCCTTGGGTTAGCTGCGCTGGATCTACTCTCATGAGTAAGGTGCCACGTATCCAGCGTAGTTGCGCCGATGGTGTAGTAGATACCACGCCCGACTCGTATGGGGGGAGAAGCGGATTTCAGAGACGTGTGTTAAAAGCCGCCTCTAATTTTGTTTACATCTTTCTATCTCTGTCCTAAATCAGTGCTTGCAAAAATAATAACACGCGTGCGATGCATAGCGTAGCGAGTGCGCGCGTTAAGGAATTTACAAACTGTAGCACATAAAACTTATTAACAATCACTGGATAAAACCATACCGCAACACAAACGAAATACTGGGAAGGTTCTATTGCTTTTCAAAGGTGAACGAGGCTACCATGTCAAATGTTTTGGGAATTTGCTGTTCCCAAGCTCTGCAACTTACCATTCCGCGCGCTATCTGCCACGCAAAGCTAAGAAGATCCTTTACGTTGAATTCTTCCTCCCGTTGCACATTGTCATGGCAACCACTTTGAGTGACATGAACAGGTTGAGCTTCTAAGTGATTCTCCACTCCTTCTTTCATTTCCGGTTTGATTTCTTTtccctctttttctttgccagCAGCTTCCACGTTAAGCTTGGAAAGATCCATGGTTTCTTTCTCGTTTCCCGTCAGCAGTTGCTTTGATTCATTATCCATATCCGTACTAAATTGAACTTTAATTGCAGCCAACCTTAAGCGATTTTCCTCGTTACTGTAGTTCTTTTGATAGCTTTTCTACCGGAGGGATATTAATAAGAGACTAAGGGATTAAGATTaaaaaggaagggggggggggggggtggggggttggTATCTTGGGGTTCCAGAATCAATGGGGCATTCCCCCAAAAATGTGGCAATTAATAATTGGAACCTAACTGAAAACTGTTACATCAGTAATAATTATAGCAATGGCACGAAGTAGGGATTATGATGAGGTGCCTCTCCAGAGTGTTTACTTTATTTCTCTCACGatattcaattttctttttcatttaatttttattttttgctccTTCAAAGCCACCCAattcaaccccccccccccccccccctgcccgCCCCCGCCGTTAGATTTTCCCCTGAGACTTTCGCTGAAGCCTCGGCGTTTCAGAGCAAGCAAAAGCTGGCTTCACGACGAGAATCAAAAGGTGCTGGAATAGAATGTGTGTAAATGGGACTGACGGAACTCACTAAAGTAAAGATTTTCAACTAAGACCTGTAATTAAGTTTCAACATTAAAGGAGAAAGCCGCAGTACGTTAGTTGGTTTTCAGCGAGTCCTTTATCCTGTTCAAATTGGAATTTGACCATATTTTTTTTGTGGAGGGAGTTAAACCGAAGTACTCGGACAAAGGCGAgaaccaaaaacaaactcgATCCGGAATCGAGCCCTGGCCACATCTTTGGGAGGCAAGCGCTCtcgccactgcgccatccctgcttaTGTGATATTAAATTTACCTGTATTCTCTTGTTCCTCAGCCAGTGTAATAGATCTCCGTATGGCACGTATTCTAACACTAGAAATATTGGATCTGAGTTAACGCAACAGCCCAGCATGCTGACAATATTCCTATGTGAGCCAATCGCCTTCATGAGTTCAATTTCCTCAAGAAATTGATTTCTGGCTTCCTCTTCTGTTGTGTCTAGAGATAAGATCACGCGATCAGTTCtgaaaaaaacttttcaatGACGTTGCAGCTGATTAAAATGGACATACGCACCATAAAACAAACTTTCATCAACCATTAGCAGAGTAGCCGGCAAACATTTCAAACCAATCAAAGTTTCACAAAAGAAGTAACAAGTTAATTGTTCTCTGGTTTCGGTGATCAATGTTACACATGGAAAACGTAGTTTAGACACCAGGGAAATTTCGAAAATAATCCCTATAAGGTACCAAGATCCAATTCTAAAACAACACATACTCTCCTGTCACATTTTTTTGGGTCAATACCCTAAATGGGACTGCAAgagctcccgctgtggacctttcGAGGCTAAACACCCTAAGAGGTACTAAAACCGCTTTTTCAATCCCTTTTAAAAAGGTTAGACGAGCaaccccgtcctttttatatggaagGTTCTCCGGGGGGTTAGTATTTTTAATTCTTTACTGGTGGTTTAGACGCCTATGACTTGAGAATCGTCTACTTACCTCCCAAAACTTTAACAGCTACAATTCGGTCTTCTTTCCAGTCAACAGTCTGTGTTCTTGGCTTATAAAATACTTCAATTCCAGGGGATTCTTTGAACGTGGCTTTAAACACCTTGCCAAATGCCCCTCGACCAATCTCTTCCTTGAAGACAACCTGCTCAGGTAGAACTTCCCAGCGACGAAGAGCAAAAATGGTGGATTTTGATCTAGAGGAAAATGAGCAAATTGGACTCAGTGGTTTTCTCTTACTGGCCTCTATCATGCACATATTGGTATAAATCTGCTGGCGTTCTATCTCGACTGCCGTTCtcttaattggctacgctacacTATTTTGTTGTGGACAGTGAGTAGCCTAGCACTGTGCAATGGGGTCCGCTTCTTTGCTTTTTCAAAGTGTCTCTGAAGAGAATTTAGATTAAAGTTTTGAAAGACTGGTAGATTACAATTATTCGCTCTGAATTTCTATGCGTGCATGATAGTTGACTTGGGCTGCGCCCTCGTCAAAAGAACTGCGCCCTCGTGACAGAAATCTCGAGCTTACAATCTAATTGTTTAGTAGGGGCGTTTATCGGAATACAGGCTTCAAGTGTGTCATTAGGAGACGGGCACCGGGTAATTTGACCGCCTATAACGGTGATAATTTGCCCCCCTGGTTTGACCACCTAGAGGAACGTTTTTCTTCTAAAGAAGTTCCGAGTTCTAAAGCTTTTGCCCGCCTGTGAAAACAAGTtacctcccccctccccctgccAAAAACGTTAATGAAACCCCAGCAAGGCTTGACCACATGTAACTGAGTAAACGTAACAGTGGCGGATTCAGAGCTTCAGCTAAGCGGGAGGGGGGCGGGGGCGGTTTTTTAGCTTGTCCTGCGCAGCTTTTTTCTAAGAAAATAGGAAAAGGTGGCGAAGGCTGCCGGCCACAAAATATATTCAGATGTCGCGTCGGCAGGGAAGAAAGAAGGCTTTCTATGCTAAGGAAGCGTAAATTGCACACGTTTaccatcttttttcttttgctattCGGCTTCGTCTAGAGGTCATTCTGATACCGGTCTATACCCGCTCCAAGGTCCTGCGACTTTCTTGACCTATTTTTTCAAACGATTATCGATATTGAACGCAAACGCAGCTAGCAATACTTTCAGTCAAGATAGGGCTTCAGTCAATGGGTTTATAGACCAAGAAAAGTGAGCGAAGTAAAAGAAGAGAGGGATCTGGGGTAATGACCATCTCTTTTTTCTTCGTCCGCTTCCTAGCTTCGCGCAAGGTTTCTTCACGAGAGCAAGAAAACTGATTTACAGGCAACAGCAGTATTGACATATGCGCAATGAAAAGCGTTGTGATGTTTTTATTTTGAGGAAAATTGTTGAGGTATAAAAGTATCATTTTAAGTGTAGATGAACTAATCATGGCGCTAAAAATACGTGTTGCGGTGACGGTGTTTCGTTGACTTTTCTTGCGGTGATGCTGtgttagttaatttttttgcggtgttcagaacccccccccccccccatgtcCGCCTCCTCTTCGCTCTGTAAACTACAACCTATGGGGTAATAACATCCCGTCACCCCCCAAACCAAGAACAATTACTTCTGGTCACTCTTTTTCGTATCTAAGTGCAAACTGACCGTGGAAGTCCCTCCCAGTGGCCTTGAGAAGTTGTAACAAGATAAATGAACTCAAAAGGAACATTTTTAGTTTTGTCAATTGTATTATGCAATAATATGTCAAGTATCTCCGGGCAAGTATGTACTTTGATATCTATCGTAACAGTAAACTTTTTAtgttgtattttaaatttcaaccattttaatattttaattatttagcTCGAAGGTATTATCTTTATAGCTACTCTCAAATTCGAATATGTCTATTCGAGATTCAGAAGAAAGATGGCATTGAATTACCTCCTTGGCCTCAGGTTATAAGCAAGTCGCTTCCTTCTTTTTGCTTTCCGTCGAAGCGCAAATATTAATATTGAAACGATGATAAGTAGGGCGCAAAGTCCTCCGATTAAGGCAGATAACTGTGTTGCAGACAACCCTTTACCACCGTCAGATTCTGGAGATTTGTCAAagcttgtttctttgtttgtgtcTGAAACTGCGAACAAGATTAAGGTGAATATTATTTAAAGTAGAGACATTCGGCCTATATTCGTAATGCCAGTAGAGATAGAAATGCCGGCTACCATCGTGGCACCCGCCTCCTACGGACGGAGGCTCTTTTGGCTCGTCACACAATCTTCCTCGTCCACGTGGGGGACCAAGATTGCGTTACGAGGCTAAAGAGTCTCTGCGTAGTAGGCTATTATGGGATcagtttcttttcgaaaaactCTTTCGTAAAACTTTCCTTTGCTGAACTAAAATACCATACCAAAATTCCTACTCTAATCTCACTTTAAATGTCGAGAAACGGAAACTTCTCACAGTATGCACAACACCATTTTTTTGCCTAGTCACCACGCTCTTCTCGGTGGTTATCTTCGCTATGGCTCAGATTGCAagaggaaattttcaaaaacttaCCTGACTGAAGTGTTTTTATTATCCACGGCCTTGATCTCTCGCTCTCTCCCAGTTCATTCCAGGCCGAAATCTCGATCTTGTACAGCGTGTCACTTGATAACGATATAGTAAAGTTGGTCGTCATAATGTCAGTGTGGTTAACTTGGTACCAGGGCTCCTCAGTTTCTCGTGGCTGAATTCGTTGGTAGTTTATTGTATACATGGTCAGTGGACACCCGTTGTCTGCAGGAGGGCTCCATGTAAGGATCACATTACATCTCGGTGTTTCGGTTTCCTTGTTTTTGATGACAGGAATAGACGGAACCTCTGTAATGAGAAAGAACAGAATCTAAAGCATCAGCTTGAGAACAATGCTTCAACTCAGAAATATTCTAGCACGTACGGATGCTTGAATGTACTGCAGCGAAATTAGTGACACAAACATCCACTTTTCTTTAGCAGTGTCAAATTATGACAGTTAACAACTCATGTACTAGAGTGTCAACTGATCAATAATCTTGGTAGAGAGGATGAGTGGACATCACTTaggattaaaaacaaaatctaTCAAACGGTAGATGAGCCCTCAATTGACTAACGGCCCCACATCGACGAGCTGGACTGGCTCCCACCCACACAAGTTAATCACAGGTCATGATAGACACCAAACGTTCCTGCTGCTCTGCCCAGACTACCTCGGGAAGATAATGGTCTCACAAACATCGGAAAAGTTACAAAGACTAACCAATTAACGCATcttgtaatatatcaaacacgagataCAGTGTTTCAtccggatatccaaacaccgaaaAGAGAGTTGAAAATATGACATGCAGCGGAGTATTTTTGACGAAATTCGAGGTGTTTAGATAGCCGATGAACCTGACTGTCTCGGGTGTTTGATATACCTTATCAATCGACTAAGAAAAACTAAGGGCTAAACGGAGAAGTAAAATCGTCAAAAtctatgctaattaagaccgaGTATTTAAACCTCCTTCATGGTTGTGAttctctttgttttgacttgatGAATGATAACTGTGCTAATCCAAATCTCCTTCACGGTtgtgattttctttgtttttgaattttttaaaataagtttgAGAAGTTTATATGATGCTTGTAGTCACCATCACTGCTTCACTTGTTTTTTTAATAGCATCAATATATGCAGTGCTGAAGTGAACGccaacagcaacaaaaatagCAATATGCATTTTATGCatcaattttaagcaatttcagcactgatcgcggaatggtcatagaattaactaaaatatcaaaataactgttcaaaactatagaagaactctaacaaaacacagggaagccaagaagggacatggatggacaaaactggagaggattgaaatggattgaatttgggtaaatttgaaaaacgtcggcccaccttttttcaaatttatatcagtctatatcaaaatgtcatttacaaagctggaaaatcattctcagttgttatgtggccgtgattttgcaaatgaaagactcttgctctgccaatttgacgtttagagctcataattaacaaacttaaacaaaattacctaaaatagcgtgacctagccacTTTAAGAGGGGATATTTTTTAATGCTACAGTTTTCATACTGTTTGGTAATATCCTCTCTTACAACCTCGTTGGGGTATCCTATTATCTAATCAAGTCTCAAGAGGTTTACAGTAGAAGGCTCCACATACATTTGGAGCAGCTTTCGATGATTTACGGGCTGTACGAAGGACGATTCAAGAAAGTGGGCATTAGTAGATTTGaattaaataaggaaaaataagGATTTATTCCAGATTCAAAATTAACTTTTGAATTTGTAATTTATAATTGGGACCTGACGTGCTCTCGTTCTGGTTCTATCTATTtaacccctttttttttttttttacaaattttcccGTTTTATAGTTCCTTTAACTTTCATTCAGTTTCATCAAAATTGAAACAGACTCGCCTGTGgcaaaaacaacagaacagtGCTCAGGCCTCAATCTATGTCTAGGTCCGAGTATGGAGGAAGCAAATAATTTCTTCTCTGAAATGTATTATTTAAACtgtcatttctctctttcttatTTCAAGTTACATTAATTATCAATATTACCTCCACCAGTCTTGAAGTTCCATATCTTACTGTCACTCAAATTACTCTCGCTATGACCACTCCACGAGGTAACTGCGACATCATACTCTTTTCTGCAGTTGAGGTGTAGCATATAGCTGGTTTCATTTCTGTTCACAGTAACCGAGTGCCAATTGCTTTTTACTTCGAGGAATACCACTTCCCTGTAGTGCAGAATGTATTTGTCAACTGCACAAGCTAAGGGAGGCTCCCACGCGACAACGATCCCGCTTGTTACTTCTTCGGTCGTGCTTACGATAATAGGAACGCCTGAAATAATGATTCAAGAAAACTTGTGAGTCATAAGCTCCCCTTCCGAAAATAAATCGCCAATTTCATAGCTTCAAAACTCCTTTCGAAAGTAATTTCCTACGCGTACGAGAGTAAGAAAAtgtgttgaattttttttcaaaaaaataatacacATACCGTTACTTCTTCCGATCATAAGGCCTTCTGCTGCAGCGTTTCTTTTCTATTTCATTTTCGTCGTAATGTTATGTTCAGAAACTTCTGATGTACATTTCGATACATCTAAAGAGTAGAGAACTAGCCTTCTGTTTCTTATCGTTTCGTTTGGATAATTTTTGAGACCCAGTTTTTATGcggaactttattttatttacaacagaATATTTTAGACTTCGAGTCCTGtaaattacttttgaaaaacaaagtccCTTActgtaattattgttattaataaacCTTCCGCCATCACCATTATGCTTGATATCATTAAAATTTCTGCCTAGGCATTGTTCTCAGCAAATTTTGATACATTATTACCTCTTTTGTGTGACGCCACATGGGACGTCATTATTAATATTGTGGTATTACACTGAGTGAATGATATCTGCAGTACATTTGCGAGTGCAACCCATGGATTACTTAGTACCATATTTATAGTCA
The genomic region above belongs to Montipora capricornis isolate CH-2021 chromosome 5, ASM3666992v2, whole genome shotgun sequence and contains:
- the LOC138048788 gene encoding uncharacterized protein isoform X1, whose translation is MKVTGVTLMACIISIFVLMPMPVTPATTQPPTTTQQPVTECGGLLNGSSGSFATPGYPSQPYPDDLNCVWTLSIPRDGFVIVEFLEFETEQRYDTVKLTDSLGHEITDRFSGSKARFYVTVEGKKTQWLYITFTSDSSIRRRGFRAQFGISLNMEVLGHWLLDGQDELLSFDSLPLFAEGRCPGSKAAFFNQTNSFASTPIINLNDRSFTIACWIKQTAWVPNRLAAIYSDWYHPWQFFLSVLNQKIIFQRHQNGGEVWWSLESTKVSLDTWTHVAVTWDHVRHAVFIYANGQEVGKRSYTPGASFFQPTGKLYQIGKDGHTDDHQFHGSVMDLYVFGTALKLDQINKLRGVPIIVSTTEEVTSGIVVAWEPPLACAVDKYILHYREVVFLEVKSNWHSVTVNRNETSYMLHLNCRKEYDVAVTSWSGHSESNLSDSKIWNFKTGGEVPSIPVIKNKETETPRCNVILTWSPPADNGCPLTMYTINYQRIQPRETEEPWYQVNHTDIMTTNFTISLSSDTLYKIEISAWNELGESERSRPWIIKTLQSVSDTNKETSFDKSPESDGGKGLSATQLSALIGGLCALLIIVSILIFALRRKAKRRKRLAYNLRPRRSKSTIFALRRWEVLPEQVVFKEEIGRGAFGKVFKATFKESPGIEVFYKPRTQTVDWKEDRIVAVKVLGDTTEEEARNQFLEEIELMKAIGSHRNIVSMLGCCVNSDPIFLVLEYVPYGDLLHWLRNKRIQKSYQKNYSNEENRLRLAAIKVQFSTDMDNESKQLLTGNEKETMDLSKLNVEAAGKEKEGKEIKPEMKEGVENHLEAQPVHVTQSGCHDNVQREEEFNVKDLLSFAWQIARGMNFLSSSGFVHRDLAARNVLLGEDKVAKISNFGLMRQTHESVYHLKKGKKIPVKWMAPEALYNSEYTTKSDVWSFGILLWELSTMGGNPYPGINNKELYNLLKTGYRMEQPNTCSDKLFELVLTCWKDEPSERPTFESATRSLEEMMQEDAPYLDLESLDESQAYYCSEKLSEDDVTV
- the LOC138048788 gene encoding uncharacterized protein isoform X2, producing MPMPVTPATTQPPTTTQQPVTECGGLLNGSSGSFATPGYPSQPYPDDLNCVWTLSIPRDGFVIVEFLEFETEQRYDTVKLTDSLGHEITDRFSGSKARFYVTVEGKKTQWLYITFTSDSSIRRRGFRAQFGISLNMEVLGHWLLDGQDELLSFDSLPLFAEGRCPGSKAAFFNQTNSFASTPIINLNDRSFTIACWIKQTAWVPNRLAAIYSDWYHPWQFFLSVLNQKIIFQRHQNGGEVWWSLESTKVSLDTWTHVAVTWDHVRHAVFIYANGQEVGKRSYTPGASFFQPTGKLYQIGKDGHTDDHQFHGSVMDLYVFGTALKLDQINKLRGVPIIVSTTEEVTSGIVVAWEPPLACAVDKYILHYREVVFLEVKSNWHSVTVNRNETSYMLHLNCRKEYDVAVTSWSGHSESNLSDSKIWNFKTGGEVPSIPVIKNKETETPRCNVILTWSPPADNGCPLTMYTINYQRIQPRETEEPWYQVNHTDIMTTNFTISLSSDTLYKIEISAWNELGESERSRPWIIKTLQSVSDTNKETSFDKSPESDGGKGLSATQLSALIGGLCALLIIVSILIFALRRKAKRRKRLAYNLRPRRSKSTIFALRRWEVLPEQVVFKEEIGRGAFGKVFKATFKESPGIEVFYKPRTQTVDWKEDRIVAVKVLGDTTEEEARNQFLEEIELMKAIGSHRNIVSMLGCCVNSDPIFLVLEYVPYGDLLHWLRNKRIQKSYQKNYSNEENRLRLAAIKVQFSTDMDNESKQLLTGNEKETMDLSKLNVEAAGKEKEGKEIKPEMKEGVENHLEAQPVHVTQSGCHDNVQREEEFNVKDLLSFAWQIARGMNFLSSSGFVHRDLAARNVLLGEDKVAKISNFGLMRQTHESVYHLKKGKKIPVKWMAPEALYNSEYTTKSDVWSFGILLWELSTMGGNPYPGINNKELYNLLKTGYRMEQPNTCSDKLFELVLTCWKDEPSERPTFESATRSLEEMMQEDAPYLDLESLDESQAYYCSEKLSEDDVTV